In Streptomyces sp. NBC_00878, a single window of DNA contains:
- a CDS encoding adenosylcobinamide-GDP ribazoletransferase: MSKPPPETTPASWPDGLRFAFGTLTVLPVEVTRWDREAARAGMLCAPVAGLVVGLAAAAVGLFLLVLGAGPLLAAVAGAAVPAVLTRGLHLDGLADTADGLGSGKPAEDALRIMKRSDIGPFGVITLVFVLFGQVAALSEAYGGSWGRGALATVVSAVAARLALTLAARVGVPPARPEGLGAAVAGTVPLRGAVLVTVGVTALAAGAGFGAYGPVHGVLAVLAVVTACGCAELLLRHSVRRFGGITGDIFGALAETAATATLVVLALG, encoded by the coding sequence GTGTCCAAGCCCCCGCCGGAAACCACCCCGGCCTCCTGGCCCGACGGCCTCCGTTTCGCCTTCGGCACGCTCACCGTGCTGCCGGTCGAGGTGACGCGGTGGGACCGCGAGGCCGCGCGGGCCGGGATGCTGTGCGCGCCCGTCGCCGGGCTGGTGGTGGGTCTGGCCGCCGCGGCGGTCGGCCTGTTCCTGCTGGTCCTCGGCGCGGGTCCGCTGCTCGCGGCCGTGGCGGGGGCGGCGGTGCCCGCGGTGCTGACGCGCGGCCTCCATCTCGACGGGCTCGCCGACACCGCGGACGGGCTGGGCAGCGGCAAGCCCGCCGAGGACGCGTTGCGCATCATGAAGCGGTCGGACATCGGGCCGTTCGGTGTCATCACCCTCGTGTTCGTGCTGTTCGGCCAGGTGGCGGCGCTCTCGGAGGCCTACGGCGGCTCTTGGGGGCGGGGTGCGTTGGCGACCGTCGTATCGGCGGTCGCGGCCCGGCTCGCGCTCACACTGGCCGCGAGGGTGGGCGTGCCGCCGGCTCGGCCGGAGGGGTTGGGGGCGGCGGTGGCCGGCACGGTGCCCCTGCGGGGGGCGGTTCTGGTGACGGTCGGCGTCACCGCGCTCGCGGCGGGGGCGGGCTTCGGGGCGTACGGTCCTGTCCACGGCGTGCTCGCCGTGCTCGCCGTGGTTACGGCGTGCGGCTGCGCCGAGCTGCTGCTTCGACACAGCGTCCGCCGCTTCGGCGGGATCACCGGGGACATCTTCGGAGCCTTGGCCGAAACTGCCGCTACCGCGACGCTGGTGGTGCTGGCCCTTGGGTGA
- a CDS encoding phosphatidylglycerol lysyltransferase domain-containing protein, whose amino-acid sequence MGPARIAVVHNPAPEPARAPARTGDGARPTTPASRRATAFAVWYLRVVTFLNFLSAAWVSLGQDVRRHNTEDYFTPYLLTAGFASGAFTMFLAITMRRRKRAAWILNLVLSGLFLLLFAFAMAFPEIRQYPQNWISLALTAAFVASLVIGRREFYAKGDRSNPKLAAAVAVGGLLLCSLLAALLVTVTNNAHDAHPSTFPDRWRYGTLRLISVAADDSHFPGVTTPNWVNVAINVLSTLLVLAVFYAAFRSRRAVDPLTEDDERRLRALLDKNGDRDSLGYFALRREKSVVWSPTGKAAVVYRVVSGVSLASGDPIGDPEAWPGAIGPWLAEARVHGWIPAVMGASEEAGTIYARHGLDALELGDEAIVETAEFTLEGRAMRTVRQAYNRVQRAGYQVRVRRHEDIPADEMAYLLKRADDWRDGATERGFSMALGRLGDPGDGRCVMLECTYGEGELRAVLSFVPWGPHGLSLDLMRRDRDSENGLMEFMVIELLQRAPEIGITQVSLNFAMFRSVFERGARLGAGPVLRLWRSLLSFFSRWWQIESLYRANAKYRPIWEPRFLLFEKSGDLPRIGLAAARAEGFLEAPGLPKWLHRKHLESHR is encoded by the coding sequence ATGGGACCCGCCCGAATTGCCGTCGTGCACAACCCGGCCCCGGAGCCAGCGCGGGCCCCCGCCCGCACCGGCGACGGCGCCCGCCCAACCACCCCCGCCTCGCGGCGCGCCACCGCGTTCGCCGTGTGGTACCTCCGCGTCGTCACGTTCCTCAACTTCCTGAGCGCCGCATGGGTCTCCCTCGGCCAGGACGTGCGCCGCCACAACACCGAGGACTACTTCACCCCGTATCTCCTGACGGCAGGCTTCGCGTCGGGTGCGTTCACGATGTTCCTGGCGATCACGATGCGCCGTCGCAAACGAGCGGCCTGGATCCTCAACCTCGTACTCAGCGGGCTCTTCCTCCTGCTGTTCGCCTTCGCGATGGCCTTCCCGGAGATCCGCCAGTACCCGCAGAACTGGATCTCCCTCGCCCTCACGGCCGCCTTCGTGGCATCCCTCGTCATCGGCCGGCGCGAGTTCTACGCGAAGGGCGACCGCTCGAACCCGAAGCTGGCGGCCGCCGTCGCGGTCGGCGGACTGCTGCTCTGCTCACTGCTCGCCGCACTCCTGGTGACCGTCACGAACAACGCGCACGACGCGCACCCCTCGACGTTCCCGGACCGCTGGCGCTACGGCACCCTGCGGCTGATCTCGGTCGCCGCCGACGACTCCCACTTCCCCGGCGTCACCACTCCCAACTGGGTGAACGTCGCCATCAACGTCCTCAGCACCCTGCTGGTCCTCGCCGTGTTCTACGCGGCCTTCCGTTCCCGCCGCGCCGTCGACCCGCTCACCGAGGACGACGAGCGGCGGCTGCGCGCGCTGCTCGACAAGAACGGCGACCGCGACTCCCTCGGCTACTTCGCGCTGCGCCGCGAGAAGAGCGTGGTGTGGTCCCCGACCGGCAAGGCAGCCGTCGTCTACCGCGTCGTGAGCGGTGTCTCGCTGGCCTCCGGCGACCCCATCGGCGATCCCGAGGCGTGGCCCGGCGCCATCGGCCCCTGGCTCGCCGAGGCGCGCGTACATGGCTGGATTCCGGCGGTGATGGGCGCGAGCGAGGAGGCGGGGACCATCTACGCGCGCCACGGCCTCGACGCGCTGGAGCTGGGAGACGAGGCGATCGTCGAGACGGCCGAGTTCACGCTGGAGGGGCGGGCCATGCGGACCGTCCGCCAGGCCTACAACCGCGTCCAGCGCGCGGGCTACCAGGTCCGCGTCCGGCGCCACGAGGACATCCCGGCCGACGAGATGGCGTACCTCCTGAAGCGTGCCGACGACTGGCGGGACGGGGCGACCGAGCGGGGCTTCAGCATGGCGCTCGGGCGGCTCGGGGATCCGGGTGACGGGCGGTGCGTGATGCTCGAATGCACCTATGGGGAGGGCGAGTTGAGGGCGGTGCTCTCCTTCGTGCCCTGGGGGCCGCACGGGCTCTCGCTCGACCTCATGCGGCGGGACCGGGACTCCGAGAACGGGCTGATGGAGTTCATGGTCATCGAGCTCCTCCAGCGGGCCCCCGAGATCGGGATCACGCAGGTCTCGCTCAACTTCGCCATGTTCCGTTCCGTCTTCGAACGTGGGGCGCGTCTCGGCGCGGGCCCGGTACTGCGGCTGTGGAGGTCACTCCTCAGCTTCTTCTCGCGCTGGTGGCAGATCGAGTCGCTGTACCGCGCCAACGCCAAGTACCGGCCCATCTGGGAACCCCGGTTCCTGCTCTTCGAGAAGAGCGGTGACCTACCGCGCATCGGCCTCGCCGCGGCCCGCGCGGAGGGGTTCCTGGAGGCGCCGGGCCTGCCGAAATGGCTGCACCGCAAGCACCTGGAGTCACACAGATGA
- the cobT gene encoding nicotinate-nucleotide--dimethylbenzimidazole phosphoribosyltransferase has product MSSLNLDDFTDLIERPDGGVRRDAEARRERQVVPPGSLGRLDELGEWLAAAQAAVPVRAIERPRVVLFAGDHGVAELGVSARPAGSADELVRAVLDGVSPAAVLARRLGVPVRVVDMALDCEPESLPDEVVRHRVRRGSGRIDVEDALSLEEAEAAFRAGVAVADEEADSGTDLVVLGDVSVGGTTAAAVLIAALCGTDASVVTGRGGRAIDDLAWMRKCAAVRDALRRARPVLGDQLQLLATVGGADLAAITGFLLQSAARKTPVILDGVVSAACALVGQRVAFRAPDWWLAGQTSGEPAQAKAFDRMALEPLLDHGVTVGEGAGALLALPLVQAAAALAAEIPEGTEDSEDPEKE; this is encoded by the coding sequence ATGAGCTCGCTTAATCTCGACGACTTCACCGATCTGATCGAGCGCCCCGACGGTGGCGTACGGCGTGACGCCGAGGCGCGCCGGGAGCGGCAGGTCGTGCCGCCCGGGTCCCTGGGGCGCCTCGACGAACTCGGTGAGTGGCTGGCGGCGGCGCAGGCCGCCGTGCCGGTGCGGGCGATCGAGCGTCCGCGTGTGGTGCTGTTCGCGGGTGACCACGGGGTCGCCGAACTGGGGGTGTCGGCGCGGCCCGCGGGAAGCGCGGACGAGCTGGTGCGTGCCGTGCTGGACGGCGTGAGCCCCGCCGCCGTGCTGGCCCGGCGGCTCGGGGTGCCCGTGCGGGTGGTGGACATGGCACTCGACTGCGAGCCGGAGAGCCTGCCCGACGAGGTCGTACGGCATCGGGTGCGGCGTGGGTCCGGGCGGATCGACGTGGAGGACGCGCTGTCCCTGGAGGAGGCGGAGGCCGCGTTCCGCGCGGGGGTCGCCGTCGCGGACGAGGAGGCGGACTCCGGGACCGATCTCGTCGTGCTCGGGGACGTGAGCGTCGGGGGGACCACGGCCGCGGCCGTGCTGATCGCCGCGCTGTGCGGCACCGATGCGTCGGTTGTCACCGGGCGTGGCGGGCGGGCGATCGACGACCTCGCCTGGATGCGCAAGTGTGCGGCGGTTCGCGACGCGCTGCGTCGCGCTCGGCCCGTGCTCGGCGATCAGCTTCAGCTGCTCGCGACCGTGGGCGGGGCCGACCTGGCCGCGATCACCGGGTTCCTGTTGCAGAGTGCGGCGCGGAAGACGCCGGTGATCCTTGACGGGGTCGTCTCGGCCGCGTGTGCGCTGGTCGGGCAGCGGGTTGCCTTCCGGGCGCCGGACTGGTGGCTGGCGGGCCAGACCAGCGGCGAGCCGGCGCAGGCGAAGGCGTTCGACCGGATGGCGCTCGAGCCTCTGCTCGATCACGGGGTGACGGTCGGGGAGGGGGCGGGGGCGTTGCTCGCCTTGCCACTGGTGCAGGCGGCTGCCGCGTTGGCGGCGGAGATCCCGGAGGGCACCGAGGACTCTGAGGACCCCGAGAAGGAATAG
- a CDS encoding class I SAM-dependent methyltransferase, whose amino-acid sequence MPPTPATSPTPATPPAQPAPPVQQTVARRRAAYLSELAQGTDHFHEPRRPDCPWCGSPRLRTRLRTPDLLQHKPGTFVVDECEDCAHAFQNPRLTAQGLAFYYRDFYEGHESRQSHENFAERRLHARARRRRHEAAARAMLPFPEPESWLDVGTGHGHFPAAAKELYTYTSFDGLDPTSRVEKARTAGRVEEAHHGRLPDLVDRLRARYDVVSMFHHLEHSPDPREELRAALAVLRPGGHLLVEVPDPDCAFGALLGKWWVSYCQPQHLHLMPLRNLLDELDELGCSVVSTDRREPHIPYDLTGALALAIGNRLPGGDEPWRPVPPTDLQRTLRTALTRATAPLLASAQVLDHALAPLLRRTRFSNAYRIIARKTTKRPSP is encoded by the coding sequence ATGCCCCCCACACCCGCCACATCACCCACGCCCGCCACACCGCCCGCACAGCCCGCGCCTCCCGTACAGCAGACCGTCGCCCGGCGCCGCGCCGCGTACCTCAGCGAACTCGCCCAGGGCACCGACCACTTCCACGAGCCCCGCCGGCCCGACTGCCCCTGGTGCGGCTCCCCGCGGCTGCGCACCCGCCTGCGCACCCCGGACCTGCTCCAGCACAAGCCCGGCACCTTCGTCGTCGACGAGTGCGAGGACTGCGCCCACGCCTTCCAGAACCCCCGCCTCACCGCCCAGGGCCTCGCCTTCTACTACCGGGACTTCTACGAGGGCCACGAGAGCCGGCAGAGCCACGAGAACTTCGCCGAGCGGCGCCTGCACGCCCGGGCGCGACGCAGACGCCACGAGGCCGCCGCCCGCGCCATGCTCCCGTTCCCCGAGCCCGAGAGCTGGCTGGACGTCGGCACCGGCCACGGCCACTTCCCGGCGGCGGCCAAGGAGTTGTACACCTACACGTCCTTCGACGGGCTCGACCCCACCTCGCGCGTCGAGAAGGCGCGGACGGCGGGCCGCGTCGAGGAGGCGCACCACGGACGGCTGCCCGACCTCGTCGACCGGCTGCGCGCCCGCTACGACGTGGTCAGCATGTTCCACCATCTGGAGCACAGCCCCGACCCGCGCGAGGAACTGCGCGCCGCGCTCGCCGTGCTGCGCCCCGGCGGGCACCTGCTCGTCGAAGTCCCGGACCCGGACTGCGCGTTCGGCGCGCTGCTCGGCAAGTGGTGGGTGTCGTACTGCCAGCCGCAGCACCTCCACCTCATGCCGCTGCGCAACCTGCTCGACGAACTGGACGAACTCGGCTGCTCGGTCGTCTCCACCGACCGCCGCGAACCGCACATCCCGTACGACCTGACGGGCGCCCTCGCCCTCGCGATCGGCAACCGGCTGCCCGGCGGTGACGAGCCCTGGCGCCCCGTCCCGCCGACCGACCTCCAGCGCACCCTCCGTACGGCCCTGACCCGGGCCACCGCCCCGCTGCTCGCCTCGGCCCAGGTCCTGGACCATGCCCTGGCCCCGCTCCTGCGCCGCACCCGCTTCTCGAACGCGTACCGGATCATCGCCCGCAAGACGACGAAGAGGCCCTCCCCCTAG
- a CDS encoding bifunctional adenosylcobinamide kinase/adenosylcobinamide-phosphate guanylyltransferase, with product MEVTLLGTGGPSGLPRPDCACAACAVALGVDARAAAALLVDGALLLDLTPGAAFAAARAGHSLGGVRQVLLSHPHDGPAVEVPAGLPQPGRVPDGRELALLTGHRVRAVPMDAPGTGYAVTGPDGQRLLYLPPGAAPAGLDEAAAGTSGTYDMVLADVVGRPDALARLRMAGAVGPTTDVIAVHLDHDVPPGRELRRRLAAAGARAVPDGTTLTVGVYEDVPDVPRRTLVLGGARSGKSVEAERRLEAFPDVLYVATGGTRNGDGEWAARVHAHRERRPGSWRTTETCDLVPLLKDDGAPLLVDCLSLWLTDAMDSVNAWDDDEWAGGGERALRARIEELTAAVRETRRTVVAVSNEVGSGIVPATPSGRRYRDELGRLNAAFATECEHVLLVVAGQALTLKGDRGDRD from the coding sequence GTGGAAGTTACTTTGCTTGGTACCGGTGGGCCCTCGGGGCTGCCCCGCCCCGACTGTGCCTGTGCCGCTTGTGCGGTGGCGCTTGGTGTGGATGCTCGGGCGGCTGCCGCTCTGTTGGTTGACGGGGCCCTGTTGCTGGACCTGACGCCGGGGGCGGCCTTTGCCGCGGCTCGGGCCGGGCATTCGTTGGGTGGGGTGCGGCAGGTGTTGTTGTCGCATCCGCACGACGGGCCCGCGGTGGAGGTGCCGGCCGGGCTGCCGCAGCCGGGGCGGGTGCCCGACGGGCGGGAGCTCGCGCTGCTGACGGGGCATCGGGTGCGGGCGGTGCCGATGGACGCGCCGGGGACCGGGTACGCGGTGACGGGACCCGACGGGCAGCGGCTGCTGTACCTGCCGCCGGGCGCGGCGCCCGCGGGGCTGGACGAGGCGGCGGCCGGGACGTCCGGGACGTACGACATGGTGCTCGCCGATGTCGTCGGGCGGCCGGACGCGCTGGCCCGGCTGCGGATGGCGGGAGCCGTCGGGCCGACCACGGACGTGATCGCGGTGCACCTCGACCACGATGTGCCGCCGGGCCGGGAGCTGCGGCGGCGGCTCGCGGCGGCGGGGGCACGGGCCGTGCCGGACGGTACGACGCTGACCGTGGGGGTGTACGAGGACGTGCCCGACGTGCCCCGGCGGACTCTGGTGCTCGGCGGGGCGCGGTCCGGGAAGTCGGTGGAGGCCGAGCGGAGGCTGGAGGCCTTTCCCGATGTGCTGTACGTGGCCACCGGCGGGACGCGGAACGGGGACGGCGAGTGGGCCGCCCGCGTGCACGCCCACCGGGAGCGGCGGCCCGGTTCGTGGCGTACCACCGAGACCTGTGACCTCGTGCCCCTGCTGAAGGACGACGGGGCGCCGCTGCTCGTCGACTGTCTGTCGTTGTGGCTGACGGACGCGATGGACTCGGTGAACGCGTGGGACGACGACGAGTGGGCCGGCGGCGGCGAACGCGCGCTGCGGGCCCGGATCGAGGAGCTGACGGCCGCCGTCCGCGAGACCCGCCGCACGGTGGTCGCCGTCTCGAACGAGGTCGGCTCCGGCATCGTCCCCGCCACCCCCTCCGGCCGTCGCTACCGCGACGAACTCGGCCGCCTCAACGCGGCGTTCGCGACCGAGTGCGAGCACGTGCTGCTGGTGGTGGCGGGCCAGGCCCTCACCCTGAAGGGCGACAGAGGCGACAGAGACTGA
- a CDS encoding bifunctional 2-polyprenyl-6-hydroxyphenol methylase/3-demethylubiquinol 3-O-methyltransferase UbiG, giving the protein MVARQLDEQIAGRFPVGQRLRVLDVGMGQGTQALRLARAGHQVTGVEQDARMIDVAREALAAEPEGIRSRVRLVESDGRDTGVHFLPGAFDVVLCHGVLMYVQEPDPLLAGLGRMLAPGGLLSLLVRNADALAMRPGLAGDWANTLTSFDSTTYTNRLGLDVRADRLDALTGTLAGIGAPLHAWYGVRVFTDTAADDAAVPDDVETLLAAEERAGRTDPYRRVAALLHLCGVRG; this is encoded by the coding sequence CTGGTCGCCCGGCAGCTCGACGAGCAGATAGCCGGCCGGTTCCCGGTCGGGCAGCGGCTGCGCGTGCTCGACGTGGGCATGGGCCAGGGCACGCAGGCGCTGCGACTGGCCCGGGCCGGCCATCAGGTCACCGGGGTCGAGCAGGACGCCAGGATGATCGACGTCGCGCGTGAGGCCCTCGCCGCCGAGCCGGAGGGGATCCGGAGCCGGGTGCGGCTCGTCGAGAGCGACGGACGGGACACCGGCGTCCACTTCCTGCCGGGCGCCTTCGACGTGGTGCTGTGCCACGGCGTGCTGATGTACGTCCAGGAGCCCGACCCCCTGCTCGCCGGACTTGGCCGGATGCTGGCCCCCGGCGGACTGCTGTCCCTGCTCGTACGGAACGCCGACGCGCTGGCCATGCGGCCCGGGCTGGCCGGCGACTGGGCGAACACGCTGACGTCCTTCGACAGCACCACGTACACGAACCGGCTCGGGCTCGACGTACGGGCCGACCGGCTCGACGCGCTCACCGGCACACTCGCCGGGATCGGGGCACCCTTGCACGCCTGGTACGGGGTGCGGGTCTTCACGGACACCGCCGCGGACGACGCGGCCGTCCCGGACGACGTGGAGACGCTGCTGGCCGCCGAGGAGCGGGCCGGGCGCACGGATCCGTACCGCCGGGTGGCGGCCCTGCTTCACCTGTGCGGCGTACGGGGCTGA